GGGTGTGCCTTATGCCGGCTGGGTGCTCGCCACTCTCGTCCTCATCGCGGGGCATTCCGTGAATCTGCTCCTCGGTGTGATGGGCGGGGTCATCCACGGGCTCAGGCTCAATTTCCTCGAGTGGTACCGGTGGTGCTTCACGGGAGATGGTTTGATCTATAAACCTTTTTGTCTGAGAAAGACACAACACTAGAAAATGGGAGACAGTCAAGATGGACATTAACACGATGTTGGGGTATGTGGGTTGCGCCTGCGCAATAGGGATACCGGCCTTGGGAAGTTCGATCGGCTGCGGCATTGCCGGTGCCGCTTCCCACGGAGTCATGGCCAAAGTGGAGGAAGGGCATGGCAAGTTCATCGGCATGTCCGCCGCCCCTTCTTCCCAGACGATTTACGGCGTGGTTCTCATGTTCGTCCTCCTGGGCAAGATCAATGCCGCCGCCGGCCTCGCCCTGCTTGGTATCGGGCTGTTCTGCGGAATAGGGATCTGCATCTCGGCGATCTATCAAGGGAAGGTGGCTGCCACCGGCATCCTGGCCTCGTCCAAAAAGCCTGAGGTCTTCGGAAAATGTTTTGCCGCCGTTGGAATTGTTGAAAGCTTTGCCCTGTTCGCCATGGTTTTCGGCTTGATCATCGCCACATCCATCGGATGAAGCCCTTTAGGGCGCGGAGGGTCTCAAGGGTCCATCCGATTCATGAACCTTTTTGCGGGCAGAGGGAAGCGCATGGCTGATAAACAGAAGATTCTCCTTACCTTTACCTTCACCGAAAAAGACGAGAAGGCCCTGGCATTCGTGCTGCGGACCTTCACCGACCGGGAGGGGGTCTCGATCACGATTTTCAGTTCGTACCCCCCCCTCCCCAGCGAAGCCCCGGATTTTTCAAAGGCCCTGGGATCCTGGCCGGCGGCTATCGGGGAGGCGATTGTGCGGAACGGGATTGCGAAACAGATCCAGGAATATGAACACCGTCTGATGGAAATCGAGCAACGTCTCGTCGAAGCGGGTTTCAGGAAGGATTCGATCGATCATATATTCAGGGAAAGCAGCCGGGACGAGGCGGAGGAAATCATCGAAACCGTCAGAGAAGGCAATTATAACGTCATCGTACTGGCCTTCCGGCCAGGCCACGTGTGGCGGATCTTCGCCAAGAACGTCTATCAGGCCGTCATGGAGTCCTTGAGGGGCGTCGCCATTTGTATCATTACTTAAACAAGATACGTCAATCGCTTTCCGGTGAACCTTGCTCCGTTGCGGCTTCGATTCTCACGCTGAAACGTTTGAAGAGCTCATTGACCGATGATTCATTTTGGGGTGAAGGACAATGCCTGAAGACAAAATCACCATAGATGCCTTTAAGATCATTACCCGGGCCATCGCAGGAGAATGGAGCAACCTCAAAGTGATGGTCCATCATATGGCTCAACTGCTCGTCGGAGCCCTCGATATCAAGGCCTGCTCGGTGCTCCTGCTCAACAGGGAATCGAACGAATTGGAGAGGGCTGCAAGCTTTGGATTGAGCCTGACATTCCTCGGGAAAGGCCCTGTCTCGGCAGAAAAAAGCGTTGCAGCCACCATGAAAGGGGAAACCATCGTCATCCGCGACGTCCACCGGGGCAGCCAGCTTCAGTATCCCGATGAGACGCTGAAGGAGGGGATCGGAGCCGTCGTGTCCGTTCCCATTCCCTATCTAAACGAGATCATCGGGATCCTTCGGATGTATCAAAGACAGGCATGGGACATTTCGGAGCGGGATGTGGACTCGCTGCGCGTCCTGGCAGGCCTCATGGGGGTCGCCATCATGCACACCCGCTATCTCAACGGCCTCCAAGCCATCGGCGGAGTTCTTCGCGAATATCCCCGGGAGTGGATATCGCCGCGCTGAGTCTGTCGTTTCGGGAGGCTCGAGTTCAAACCCGTTCATGCTCTCCGCCTCATCGAACGCTGTTCGGCATCCGCTATCTGTGGGCGAGCATCCTTTCGGTACTCCCGCTGGAGGTACAACCCTGGATCACCCGAAGGACCTTTGGCGTATCGGCACGATCCGGAACGGCGGGGTGCCTCGCAGCAAAGATTCGGCTGGCCGCGCAACGCTCAGCAGCCTGCTGTAATGTTCACCTGGAGATGACACAGGCTGTTTATCGGGGCCTCTTCCCGGTATGCTTCCGGCTGCATGAGTTTTTTCTCTCTGCTCACCGCCTCGAAATCGAAGCTTGGCATCGGATATGTGGTGGGCCGTTTCTGTCTACTGTTCCATGGATACCTCTGTACAGGTGATGACTTGATCAAGATGCATTTGATCCTATGCCTGAAGGCAGGAACCCCCTTTCAGCACCCTCAGCCGGGATAGGCAGCATGGCCTTGGTCATGATTTTCATCGGGTTGGCTGCGTTGACACTCGGCGCGGAAGTGCTGGTGCGGGGAGCGAGCGGGATGGCCCGCGCGATCGGATTGCCGCCGCTCGTCATCGGTCTGACCGTCGTGGCTTACGGCACGAGCGCACCTGAGTTCGCCGTCAGCCTGAAAGCCGGGCTGACCGGCCAGGCGGACATCACGTCAGTTCGGCGAGGCTCTGCTTCATCCTGCCCGCCACCTTGTTAGGGCTCGGTCTATCAGCGGCTCATGCCGTTTTCGATCGAAACAGATCGCTGTAATCCGGTTTCTTTTCTCCTTCACCTTTTCAGACCCGACCCCTTCATCGGACTCTCCGAACGAGTGGAATCCAGATCACCGACCCGTCCGGTGTATAGATTGAAGCTTCTTCTATCCCTCAGATCCTGCGAAGCCTATTTTTCGGAATAGGCATTCAGACCTGCTGTCGCGTTCCGCCAACCGTGCCCTCATAAACATGCACCCATGCATCGGATACGATGCGATATTCCTACGCAACACCCTCTTTCACGTCTCGAGCCACGGAGAAGAGTTTTTTAAGCATCGTTTCCAAGATTTGGCAATGTTTACTCACCCTATTATAATAACAGCACTTTTCTACATTGACCCTCCAAGCGAGGCATCCCCTTCGTCCTGTTTTCGCCCAGTCGGCACAAATCTTGATGGTGTCCTTGACCGATCGCCAGCAAAGACCTTGAACCTCTAACCGGACTCGCCCCCCGTGCCATCATGAAGGCCACAGAGTCTGAAAGCAGGCACCCCGTTCCCCTGGGGCCTGCGGCCTTCCCGAGGGGGTTGGATCGTGAACCGGCTGTTGCACGGCGCTGGGCGCAGACACCCAGCTGCGTGGGTATTGGGATGGATGCTGATGGTGACAACGATTCCGGGGGTTGAAACAAGCTACGGCAAGACCGGCGCGGGCAGCGATGCAGGGATGGCTGGAGCCGGATGCGAGGCAGGACGGCTCGCAGCCGCCTCCAGCGCCTCGATATCCCCGCTCAAAGAAGACCTGCCGGGTCCGGAGGCGATGCTCGAACAGCGCTCAGCATCTCTCAAACCCACTCCCGAACCCCCGGAACCCCCTCAGGATGATCCTCAGCGGAGCAGCCCGGCCGAACCGATGCCCTCCGATCAGGACACGAGCGGCGCCCTTGGGGTGCTGCTCCCGGGAAACCCCTCTTTCGGCGGGTCGGCCGCCTGCGCCATCCCGATCCTCGTCCCGCCCGGACGGTGCGCCCTCTCGCCTGAACTCGCCCTCGCCTATGACAGCTCCCGCGCAAACGGCTGGCTCGGCGTCGGCTGGGCGCTCGACCTCGGCGCCGTCCAGCGCTCGACCAGACACGGCCTCGACTACCGCTCCGATGACTTCGTCGCCACGATCAGGGGAGCCGCCTCCGAACTCGTACGAAGGCCCGCATGGGGCCAGGGATACTACGGCGAACGGATCGAGGGGGCCTTCTCGAAGTTCTACCGCAATCCCTCTTCCGGAGGCTGGGAGGTCCTCTCGCGGGAGGGGCTGAGGTACTTCTACGGATCGAGCGCCGCCTCCAGGCAGGAAGGCTCCGACGGCATCTTCAAGTGGTGCCTCGACCGGGTCGAGGACCCCAACGGGAACTTCATGACGGTCAGCTACCGCAAGGACCAGGGGGAGATCTACCCCCACCGGGTGGATTACACCGGGAACCGCACTCTGGCCCCATCGAACCGTGTCGAGTTCGCGACCGAAGACCGCCCGGACAAGCCCCTTTCCTATCCGGGGCATGACAAGGCCGTGACCGCTCAGCGCTTAAAGAGCATCGATGTTTATGCCGGCAGCCGGCTGGTCCGTCGCTATGTCCTCGCCTACGAGCAGGGCCGCGCCACGGGCCGCTCCCGGCTCCTTTCCATCACCCAGTACGGCACCGACGGCAAGACGGCGCTCCCCCCGGCCGCCTTCGGCTGGCAGGAAGGCGGCACCGGCTGGGATGAGGGCGGGAGCTTGAACGATTTCGGGTTCGC
The DNA window shown above is from Desulfatiglans anilini DSM 4660 and carries:
- a CDS encoding ATP synthase subunit C, producing MDINTMLGYVGCACAIGIPALGSSIGCGIAGAASHGVMAKVEEGHGKFIGMSAAPSSQTIYGVVLMFVLLGKINAAAGLALLGIGLFCGIGICISAIYQGKVAATGILASSKKPEVFGKCFAAVGIVESFALFAMVFGLIIATSIG
- a CDS encoding GAF domain-containing protein, giving the protein MPEDKITIDAFKIITRAIAGEWSNLKVMVHHMAQLLVGALDIKACSVLLLNRESNELERAASFGLSLTFLGKGPVSAEKSVAATMKGETIVIRDVHRGSQLQYPDETLKEGIGAVVSVPIPYLNEIIGILRMYQRQAWDISERDVDSLRVLAGLMGVAIMHTRYLNGLQAIGGVLREYPREWISPR